From Azospirillaceae bacterium:
AACCTCGTCACTTCGCGCGGGTGCCCCTATTCCTGCAATTGGTGCGCGAAGCCCATCTGGGGCCAGGGGTACGCCGTGAGGTCCCCCCGGCAGGTGGCGGAGGAACTGGCGGGTCTGGTCTGCCGGGCCGCCCCCGACTACATCTGGTTCATGGATGACATCATGGGGCTGAAGCCCCGCTGGTGGGGGGAGTTCGCGGCCGCCATCGACGCGTTGGGCGTCAAGGTGCCGTTCAAATGCCTCAGCCGCGCCGACCTGGTGCTGCGCGAGGGGGCCGCCGATGATTTGAGGCGCGCCGGCTGCGACATCGTCTGGCTGGGGGCGGAGTCCGGCAGCCAGGCGATCCTGGACGCCATGGACAAGGATCTGTCGACGGCGGAAATCGCGAATGCCACGGCGACCTTGAAGGCCGCCGGCATCCGCGTCGGCCATTTCCTCCAGTTCGGTTATCCGGGCGAGGGGATGGCGGAGATCGGCCAGACCCTGGCCATGCTGCGCGCCACCCGGCCGGATGAGATGGGCATCTCCGTCTCCTACCCCCTGCCGGGGACGGTGTTCTTCGATCGGGTGCGAAACCAGTTGCGGGACAAGCGGCATTGGGACGTGTCGTCCGACATGGCCATGCTGTCCCGGGGCCCGTACACTACCGCCTTCTACCGCCACCTGCACCGCCATGTGCACCGGGACTTCCGCGTGCGCCGGGCGGTGGCGCAACTGCGCGGCGTGCTGGCCGGCAAGGCGGACGGTGGCGGCCATCTGCGGGCGCTGGCCTTCGTCGTCTATTGCTGTGTCGCCATTCCACTGTCCTGGGCGCGGCTGCACCTGCTGCGCCTGATGCCCCATTCCGCCGGCCCCGAGGTCGCACCCGGGGCGATGACGGGGGGCAAGGCGGCATCGTGACCGACATCCTGCTGACCCACGGCTATTTCCTGATGGAGGACCCGGCGGAGCGGGCGGTGATGAAGCCCTATCCGCCCTTGGGCCTGCTCTACC
This genomic window contains:
- a CDS encoding radical SAM protein, encoding MPRILVGSVYFLRLDPARWAEHQPFPPLGTLYAAGMLRAAGHEVHFFDAMMAGAVAEWSARVAEVRPDVAVLYDDNFNYLSKMCLSAMRQAALDMIAAATALGARVVLCSADAADHPDPYLDAGAGAVIVGEGELTLAELTAAWRTGADDLSAIKGLAWRRDGKTARTPKREVLRDLDALPPPAWDLVEMDAYRRIWRRHHGFFALNLVTSRGCPYSCNWCAKPIWGQGYAVRSPRQVAEELAGLVCRAAPDYIWFMDDIMGLKPRWWGEFAAAIDALGVKVPFKCLSRADLVLREGAADDLRRAGCDIVWLGAESGSQAILDAMDKDLSTAEIANATATLKAAGIRVGHFLQFGYPGEGMAEIGQTLAMLRATRPDEMGISVSYPLPGTVFFDRVRNQLRDKRHWDVSSDMAMLSRGPYTTAFYRHLHRHVHRDFRVRRAVAQLRGVLAGKADGGGHLRALAFVVYCCVAIPLSWARLHLLRLMPHSAGPEVAPGAMTGGKAAS